The Xiphophorus couchianus chromosome 14, X_couchianus-1.0, whole genome shotgun sequence genome includes a region encoding these proteins:
- the usp53a gene encoding inactive ubiquitin carboxyl-terminal hydrolase 53 yields MAWAKFFRKPGGNLGKSYQPGSMMSLAPTKGLLNEPGQNSCFLNSAVQVLWHLDIFRRSLRQLPGHFCLGDSCIFCALKGLFSQFQQSRERALPSDNLRHALAETFKDEQRFQLGFMDDAAECFENILERIHLHIVPEETDACTSNSCITHQKFAMSLYEQSVCRSCGASSDPLPFTELVHYISTTALCQQTHQRRDESFGELLQAASTIGDLRNCPSNCGQKIRIRQVLMNCPEIVTIGFVWDSEQSDLTEEVIRSLGPHLSLSALFYRVTDEHAKKGELMLVGMICYSSHHYCAFAFHTKSSKWVFFDDATVKEIGSRWKDVVTKCIKGHFQPLLLFYSNPDGSAIHTEDASRLNSSHSLTHKTNVNGDAAGVESPIPAPKKIELTKENLKAVLDHEPHKKKTTSTLSRGSGQTSGGRGQVKRETSDPKGRLGDLSREAAQKAIDPRGMHPVRRDADRGGQRRQEHRHRDPAHDRTYSRSASPPENGFKQYLETRLYKSQGKGPIRTERVPHLGGRSSHDPPRSSHDPPRSSDPPRSPQPSHDPPRSPRSSHDSPRTHTRLQVPPSTAALRSGHQSRRPVHLINGYDTDSSQDSRDRNGRSNNSSSRAWRPMREALNVDSVLSSVDDGNAGSAGIEERRLPSPRRETVSHSPSRDHERDRDLTWGALEERKPKSLMTIYEDEQKNETGGSRSSLDWRDSRDGHNDTDRSKSSANLKLRNDNWKIQRTESGYESSDRLSNGSANLDSPVVDGLSSKDLRPIPELHLMRDHFPPRGDDDLKPDVLYSDFITEQGRKSPDLQNVNVLTGRLIERKRAFRYTPGILEKNNGLDSKQEENPDGTPASPVPPYSLKTSSSEWNSSDDLTGPLSEQDESGHTNFLHSYYPPLAPKPILSGGICPRNQPKNSLSVLRRWIETPVEHRLSSDASSKSGSSDQERNDLSASESEDRLPSPKPRLDDSADSLSSSLTEMVLPTTFFSVDSCMTDTYRAKYHRKPGLYRRAEDHTSSGESDAEGRGHNTTESGFSTTKTTAKWNPVTPKFLDEHGFL; encoded by the exons ATGGCATGGGCCAAGTTCTTCAGGAAGCCGGGGGGCAATCTGGGGAAATCCTACCAGCCAGGGAGCATGATGTCTCTGGCCCCAACCAAGGGACTGCTAAACGAGCCGGGCCAGAACAGCTGCTTTCTCAACAGTGCTGTGCAG GTCCTGTGGCATCTGGACATCTTCAGACGCAGCTTGAGACAGCTGCCGGGGCATTTCTGTCTGGGAGACTCATGCATTTTTTGTGCACTAAAG GGCCTTTTCTCCCAGTTCCAGCAGAGTCGGGAGCGCGCCTTGCCTTCTGACAACCTGCGTCACGCCTTGGCAGAGACCTTTAAGGACGAGCAGCGCTTCCAGCTGGGCTTTATGGATGATGCCGCAGAGTGCTTT GAAAACATACTGGAGAGGATCCACCTGCATATTGTGCCTGAGGAGACAGATGCCTGCACCTCCAACTCTTGTATCACACATCAGAAGTTTGCTATGTCACTTTATGAGCAG TCCGTGTGCCGTAGCTGTGGGGCGTCGTCTGACCCTCTGCCGTTTACAGAGCTGGTACATTATATTTCCACCACAGCACTCTG TCAACAGACGCATCAGCGTCGTGATGAGTCTTTTGGGGAACTGTTACAAGCAGCAAGTACAATTGGGGACCTTAGAAATTGTCca agCAACTGTGGTCAGAAGATCCGGATCAGACAGGTCCTGATGAACTGCCCAGAAATAGTTACCATCGGCTTTGTGTGGGACTCTGAACAATCGGATCTCACAGAGGAAGTCATCCGTTCGCTGGGGCCTCATCTCAGCCTCTCTGCA CTCTTCTATAGGGTGACTGACGAGCATGCCAAAAAGGGAGAGCTGATGCTTGTGGGGATGATCTGCTACTCCAGCCACCACTACTGTGCCTTCGCCTTCCACACCAAATCCTCCAAATGGGTTTTCTTTGATGATGCAACAGTGAAAGAG ATTGGTTCTCGGTGGAAAGATGTGGTCACCAAATGTATTAAAGGTCACTTCCAGCCTCTACTTCTCTTTTACTCCAACCCTGATGGGAGTGCCATCCACACAGAAGATGCCTCGAGACTCAACAGCAGCCACTCGCTCACCCACAAGACCAACGTCAACGGAGATGCGGCAG GTGTTGAGTCTCCAATTCCAGCACCCAAGAAGATTGAATTGACCAAAGAGAATCTGAAAGCTGTGCTGGACCACGAGcctcacaaaaagaaaaccacttCGACTCTCAGCAGGGGCAGCGGACAGACCAGCGGTGGACGGGGACAAG tgaaacgTGAGACCAGTGATCCTAAAGGACGCCTCGGGGATTTGTCCAGAGAAGCTGCCCAGAAAGCGATAGATCCGAGAGGAATGCATCCAGTCAGGAGAGATGCTGACAGAGGTGGTCAGCGTAGGCAGGAGCATCGCCACAGAG ATCCGGCTCATGACAGGACCTACTCCCGCTCCGCCTCCCCTCCAGAGAACGGCTTCAAGCAGTACCTGGAGACTCGGCTGTACAAAAGCCAAGGGAAGGGACCCATCAGGACAGAGCGAGTGCCGCACCTTGGCGGCCGCTCCTCACATGATCCACCTCGCTCCTCTCACGACCCTCCGCGCTCTTCTGACCCACCACGCTCACCTCAGCCCTCTCATGACCCGCCACGGTCACCACGCTCCTCTCACGACTCGCCCCGCACCCACACCAGGCTTCAAGTGCCGCCCAGCACTGCCGCTTTGAGGAGCGGGCATCAGAGCCGGAGACCGGTGCACCTCATCAACGGATACGACACGGACAGCAGCCAAGATTCCCGGGACCGAAACGGGAGGAGCAACAACTCTTCCAGCAGAGCGTGGAGGCCCATGCGGGAGGCACTAAACGTGGACAGCGTTTTGAGCAGCGTTGATGATGGGAACGCAGGGAGTGCAGGAATAGAGGAGCGTCGGCTCCCCAGCCCACGGAGAGAAACTGTCAGTCACTCGCCGTCGCGTGACCATGAGCGGGACAGAGACCTCACGTGGGGGGCATTGGAAGAACGCAAACCGAAGAGCCTGATGACCATCTACGAAGACGAACAGAAGAACGAAACCGGGGGCAGCCGGAGCTCGCTGGACTGGCGAGACAGCCGGGATGGACACAATGACACGGACAGGTCAAAGAGCTCGGCTAACCTTAAATTGCGCAACGACAACTGGAAGATCCAGAGAACTGAATCTGGATATGAGAGCAGTGACAGGCTGAGCAACGGTTCAGCAAACTTGGACTCCCCCGTTGTTGATGGTCTTTCCTCCAAGGACCTCCGGCCCATACCAGAGCTGCATCTAATGAG GGATCACTTTCCTCCAAGAGGAGACGATGATTTGAAGCCTGATGTGTTGTACTCTGATTTTATCACCG aacaaGGAAGAAAATCCCCTGATCTACAAAATGTCAACGTCCTCACTGGTCGACTTATCGAAAG AAAAAGAGCCTTCCGATATACGCCTGGAATCCTAGAAAAGAACAATGGCCTGGATAGTAAGCAAGAGGAAAATCCGGACGGCACCCCTGCGAGCCCCGTCCCTCCTTACTCTCTGAAGACCAGCAGTTCTGAGTGGAACAGCTCGGATGACCTCACCGGACCCCTCTCTGAGCAAGACGAATCTGGCCACACAAACTTTCTGCACAGCTATTATCCACCTCTAGCTCCCAAACCCATTCTGTCTGGTGGCATCTGCCCCCGCAACCAGCCCAAAAACAGTCTGTCTGTTCTCCGGCGATGGATCGAGACGCCCGTCGAGCACAGACTTTCCTCTGACGCCAGTTCTAAGTCGGGGTCTTCAGACCAGGAGAGGAACGACTTGTCAGCCAGTGAGAGCGAGGACAGATTACCCAGTCCAAAACCTAGACTGGATGACAGTGCAGACTCCCTATCCTCCTCCCTCACAGAGATGGTCCTCCCAACCACTTTCTTTTCTGTGGACAGCTGCATGACAGATACATACCGGGCCAAATACCACAGGAAACCGGGCTTGTACAGAAGAGCAGAGGACCACACCTCATCGGGGGAGAGCGACGCAGAAGGAAGGGGTCACAATACAACAGAATCAG gcTTCTCTACAACTAAGACTACTGCAAAGTGGAACCCAGTTACTCCCAAATTCCTGGATGAGCACGGTTTCCTATGA